The proteins below are encoded in one region of Chryseobacterium wanjuense:
- a CDS encoding beta-ketoacyl synthase N-terminal-like domain-containing protein, with protein sequence MSAVYINSAACISVQDTLNENFFQNLHPENSTQVLKAIEPIYKEFIPPAMIRRMSKTVKMSSVASHFALKEAEIENPDAIIVGTGMGCSQDSEKFLKNVIDNQEEFLTPTFFIQSTHNTVAGQIALGLQCHAYNFTYVNTSSSLEFSFLDAKLQINDGEAENVLVGSTDEQTERTMELYKLNKTIKKEENLPVDYLNSTTDGVIWGEGASFFVVGKDKTENSYAQLKDIQISSRLDLTEIQQFIEEFLTKNNLKHDEIDAVILGFSGDAKSDVYYTKAMDVFQNSALLYYKHLSGEFNTASGFSTFMACHILKNQTIPEVMMINDLKKEEIKNILLYNHLGGNDHSLVLLERI encoded by the coding sequence ATGAGTGCCGTTTACATCAACAGTGCGGCCTGCATTTCGGTTCAGGACACTTTAAATGAAAATTTTTTCCAAAATTTACACCCTGAAAATTCAACTCAGGTTTTGAAAGCTATTGAACCGATTTACAAAGAATTCATTCCTCCGGCAATGATCCGAAGAATGTCTAAAACCGTAAAAATGAGTTCTGTAGCTTCACATTTCGCTTTAAAAGAAGCCGAAATCGAAAATCCTGACGCCATCATCGTAGGAACAGGAATGGGTTGTTCCCAGGATTCTGAAAAATTTTTAAAAAATGTGATTGATAATCAGGAAGAGTTTCTGACTCCGACGTTTTTTATTCAATCAACTCACAATACTGTTGCGGGGCAAATCGCTTTAGGGTTGCAGTGTCACGCGTATAATTTCACTTACGTAAATACTTCTTCGTCGCTGGAATTTTCATTTTTGGATGCAAAATTGCAGATTAATGATGGTGAAGCAGAAAATGTTCTGGTAGGTTCAACAGACGAACAAACCGAACGAACGATGGAATTGTATAAATTAAACAAAACCATTAAAAAAGAAGAAAATCTTCCCGTTGATTATTTGAATTCAACAACAGATGGCGTAATCTGGGGAGAAGGGGCAAGTTTTTTTGTTGTAGGAAAAGATAAAACGGAAAATTCTTATGCTCAATTGAAAGACATTCAAATTAGTAGTAGATTAGATTTAACTGAAATTCAACAGTTTATTGAGGAATTTTTAACTAAAAATAATTTGAAACATGATGAGATCGATGCTGTAATTTTAGGTTTCAGCGGTGATGCAAAATCTGATGTTTATTATACAAAAGCCATGGATGTATTTCAAAATTCGGCTTTATTATATTACAAACATTTGAGTGGAGAATTCAATACGGCGAGTGGTTTTTCAACATTTATGGCTTGTCATATTCTTAAAAATCAAACGATTCCGGAAGTGATGATGATTAATGATTTGAAAAAAGAAGAAATTAAAAATATTCTATTGTATAATCATTTGGGAGGAAATGATCATAGCTTGGTTTTGTTGGAAAGAATTTAG
- a CDS encoding beta-ketoacyl-[acyl-carrier-protein] synthase family protein produces the protein MGQKIAITGMGIISSIGNNVEENLSSLKSGKHGISDIQLFETRHVGNIKTGEIKLSNEELVQKLQLNEDNNATRTALLGMIAAKEAVESAGISDINEYKTGLISSTSVGGMDITEKYFYTYEDFPEKQKYIDAHDAGNSSLLIADYLGLKGMVSTISTACSSAANAIMMGAKLIKNGVLDRVIVGGTDSLSKFTLNGFNTLMILTDSYNTPFDNERKGLNLGEAAAFIILESDEIVKKENKKALGYLSGYGNANDAHHQTASSENGQGAYLAMEKALKVSGLDKKNIDYINVHGTATPNNDLSEGIAMIRIFGENNVPEFSSTKAFTGHTLAAAAGIEAVYSLLAIQNNIIFPNLNFKTKMEEFDLTPVTELKEKNINHVLSNSFGFGGNCSTLIFSKS, from the coding sequence ATGGGTCAAAAAATTGCCATAACAGGAATGGGCATCATTTCCTCCATCGGAAACAATGTGGAGGAAAATTTGAGTTCGCTAAAATCCGGAAAACACGGAATTTCAGACATTCAGTTGTTTGAAACGCGTCATGTCGGAAATATTAAAACGGGCGAGATCAAATTGTCTAATGAAGAGCTGGTACAAAAACTTCAGTTAAACGAAGATAATAATGCTACCAGAACCGCTTTATTAGGGATGATTGCAGCAAAAGAAGCCGTAGAAAGTGCCGGAATTTCAGACATTAATGAATATAAAACAGGCTTGATCTCCTCAACCAGCGTTGGCGGAATGGATATCACCGAAAAATATTTCTACACCTACGAAGATTTCCCTGAAAAGCAAAAATATATTGACGCTCATGATGCGGGAAACTCATCTTTACTCATTGCAGATTATCTTGGTTTAAAAGGTATGGTTTCGACCATCAGTACGGCTTGCTCATCGGCAGCCAATGCAATCATGATGGGTGCAAAACTCATTAAAAACGGAGTTTTAGACCGAGTAATTGTTGGCGGAACAGATTCGCTTTCAAAATTTACTTTGAATGGATTCAACACGTTGATGATTCTCACGGATTCTTACAACACGCCTTTTGACAACGAAAGAAAAGGTCTGAACTTGGGTGAAGCAGCAGCTTTCATCATTTTGGAATCTGACGAAATCGTGAAAAAAGAAAATAAAAAAGCCTTGGGTTATCTCTCAGGATACGGAAATGCAAATGATGCCCATCACCAAACTGCTTCTTCGGAAAACGGTCAAGGTGCTTATTTAGCGATGGAAAAAGCTTTGAAAGTTTCCGGTTTAGATAAAAAAAATATCGATTACATCAACGTTCACGGAACCGCAACTCCCAATAATGATTTATCAGAAGGAATCGCTATGATTAGAATTTTTGGCGAAAATAATGTTCCGGAATTCAGTTCTACGAAAGCTTTTACAGGTCATACTTTGGCTGCGGCGGCAGGAATTGAAGCGGTTTATTCATTATTAGCCATTCAAAATAATATCATTTTCCCGAATCTGAATTTTAAAACAAAAATGGAAGAATTTGATTTAACGCCTGTGACTGAACTTAAAGAGAAAAATATTAACCACGTTCTTTCCAATTCGTTTGGTTTTGGAGGAAATTGTTCAACCTTAATTTTCTCAAAATCATGA
- a CDS encoding phosphopantetheine-binding protein yields MENLREELKHKIIEVLNLEDVAVEEIKDTDPLFGGGLGLDSIDALELIVLLDKEYGIKLADPKKGKEIFASIDTMAKFIEENRTK; encoded by the coding sequence AACTTAAGAGAAGAATTAAAGCACAAAATCATCGAAGTTCTTAACCTTGAAGACGTTGCAGTAGAAGAAATTAAAGATACAGATCCGTTATTCGGTGGAGGTCTTGGATTGGATTCTATCGACGCTTTGGAATTGATCGTTCTTCTTGATAAAGAATACGGAATAAAATTAGCCGATCCTAAAAAAGGAAAGGAAATTTTCGCTTCTATCGACACTATGGCGAAATTCATTGAAGAAAACAGAACAAAATAA
- a CDS encoding polysaccharide deacetylase family protein produces the protein MKHYPFILFYLFCNVFIYAFHGGFLVYFLCFLGFIAVLAWGSFDITLGYFVNSITHKRTKIKEVALTFDDGPTEFTPKFLDLLKENNTKATFFCIGKQIEKYPETFQRIIAEGHTIGNHTLSHSNNTGFLSTSKMIEEIEKCDDVMLKIGNIKTNLYRPPFGVNNPNIAKAIKKTQKKSIGWNVRSLDTITEDEKKIYRKVTKGLKKGSIILLHDTSEKTYNVLVDLLLFLKDKKYSTFTVDSIIKNQKK, from the coding sequence ATGAAACACTATCCTTTTATCCTATTTTATCTTTTCTGCAACGTGTTTATTTATGCGTTTCATGGAGGGTTTTTGGTATATTTTCTCTGTTTTCTTGGATTTATAGCGGTTTTAGCCTGGGGCTCTTTTGATATTACATTAGGATATTTTGTCAACAGCATTACCCATAAAAGGACAAAAATCAAGGAAGTTGCCTTGACTTTCGATGATGGGCCAACCGAATTTACTCCGAAATTTTTAGATTTATTAAAAGAAAACAATACAAAAGCAACCTTTTTCTGCATCGGAAAACAGATTGAAAAATATCCCGAAACTTTTCAGAGAATTATAGCCGAAGGGCACACGATTGGAAATCATACGCTTTCGCATTCTAATAATACAGGATTTTTATCTACTTCAAAAATGATTGAGGAAATTGAAAAGTGTGATGATGTAATGCTAAAAATCGGCAATATTAAAACCAATTTATACCGTCCTCCTTTTGGCGTCAACAATCCGAATATTGCAAAAGCTATTAAAAAAACTCAAAAAAAAAGCATCGGCTGGAATGTTCGTTCATTGGACACCATTACTGAAGATGAGAAAAAAATTTACAGAAAAGTCACAAAAGGATTAAAAAAAGGAAGTATTATTCTTCTTCACGACACTTCAGAAAAAACGTACAATGTTTTGGTAGATTTATTGCTATTTTTGAAGGATAAAAAATATTCGACTTTTACTGTTGATTCAATTATTAAAAATCAAAAAAAATGA